TCTGCTTGCCTCGTTCTGACACTTCTCCCCTTCTGATTGTAGACAATAATTACCCTCTAATTGCTTAGATAATCTTGCTTATGGAGCTACAGCAGCAATGAAAAGCTGTCGTTTGTTATAGCTCCTTCTGAATGTTGATTTAAGCTGAATTACAACTCAGTTCGACCTGAAGAGCAATGCCCACTCAAATGAGGCAAGATCTTTGGAGGCCTGGAACTGGGTGCCAGCGCATGTTTCTTGCTTCTCTCCTGGCTTAAAGGCTACACCTGACTTGGGAGAGGTCACTTATCAGCCCCTCTGCAAACAGGGCCCTGCAGTGGGATAGATCCCTGTGTGTCTGAGGGATACCTGCCTCCCCACCACAGTGGATAGAGAATGACTGCAGGAAGGCAGAGAGTGCACCCAACGTCCCTCACCAATGGGTGGATTTCCCTGCAATTCAGTTGGCCTTTGACTCTGTgccattatctctttttttcaaaCCACATAGCCAAATGGcagaaaaatatcacaaatcattaaaataattagcGTTTATTGGACACCCCATATTCACATAGCTTGGTGCTGGGTGTGGTACAGCCTGAGATGCTTATTTCCTGCAACATGAGCACAGAGTCTGTGTGGAAGGCATAGGGCATATACGGAAATCTGTGGCAGTGGTATCAGACACACTAAGGAGCTTCAATTTTCAGATGGGGTCAAATGGAGGAAGAGCTTGAGAGAAATGCCTGAGTGTGAGCTACAGGGAAGACTTGGCAATAAATGTCACCTGGTTGATTAATTCCAAACTCtatttattgaggacctactaAGTGATAAACATGGAACAAggcacaaataatttttaaaaataatgaaccggccgggcgcagtggctcaagcctgtaatcccagcactttgggaggccgaggcgggtggatcacgaggtcaagagatcgagaccatcctggtcaacatggtgaaaccccgtctctactaaaggtgcaaaaaattagctgggcatggtggcacgtgcctgtaattccagctactcaggaggctgaggcaggagaattgcctgaacccaggaggcggaggttgcggtgagccgagatcgcgccattgcactccagcctgggtaacaagagtgaaactccgtctcaaaaaaaaaaaaaaaaaaaaaaaaaaaaaaaaaaaaaaatgaaccattgCCCAGAGATTTTGAGATGCTCACACTCTGATGAGAATTGAAGTGTTAATATACTATATAAACAGTTGGAATACAATATCCATGGAGGGTTGGGAGTATAAGGAAAGCATCAAAGACAGGCTGATGGATTCAGCCAGAGGAGATGGGCCTTGAAGGGTTGGTGAGCTTCTGTAAGGTTGGCTAAGGGCATTTTCGGCCTGCAAGCTGGAAGGACATGGAGTACTTAAAGTAACATGAAATAGTTTTGTGCGACCAAAGAACATCTGGGGGAAGGCGTAGTGATGGGATGCAGCTGGAGAGAGGCTGAGACTAGTTCTGAAAGCTTCCAGTGTCCTGTGAAGGATGTGGGCTTTACATTAATGGTTTTAGGTAGAAAGAGCGGGTAGAGAGCCTCACTCTGGCCAGTGTGGAGGGGACTGAATGGAAGGAGGGAAGCCAGGGCCAGCAAGGCCCACCGGAAAGTGGGCAACATTACAGGAGCTACAGGAAAACCTTTCAGAGATGCATAGGAGATGGAGTTCATTTGGCTCTTCTGTTGCTTTTCTCTCTTCAATGCCTTTTAGGTACCCCTACACACAGTTGTCTTATAATTCTCCTAATTTTCTTATTCAGGAAGCCTTTCCATATGTTTCTCTTGGGCTCTGAGTTCTATCCTCTATTTCTGTAATGTCAGGCTGCACGACTAGTTTTGTCTTTGGTTGGGTTTGAGAGACACCAGGGTGCACACTCAGGTTAGTGGAAGTTTCCCACCACAGGCTGGACTCAACATGAAGTCCCTTCTTATGGTCTAAATGACTCTTTTCAAGTTGCTAGATTCTCACGTGAAGCTGGAATTATTTGCTTAAGGATCTGGATCCCTTTCTATGTACTCCATCAGGGGTGTTAATTATTCCGGAGTCAAGGCTCAGCTGGTCtataaacacaaatttattgGACACCTGCTGTTTACACATCACACTGCTATTCCAGGTTGTGTTCAAGAAAAAGTCTAGACTCTGAGTCTCTGCAAAAGTCCTTTTAATCCTTTCCATTGCCAACAATGCTTGCTGTTGGCTTGGGACAGCCTACCTATATGCTGTTGTAAAATGAATCTCTCTTAAAACACTCACAAAGCCTGACACATGTCAGTCAGCTGGACTCCCAGGACCTGCCAATGGACATAGAAACAAGAGAAGGGCTGGTCTCTGGACTGCTTTCAGATAATAAATCTCTAGCCATATGGAGGAAACAGCCAACAGCCTCTCCTTTGGAGATGGTAAATCAATTtgcctaaaaacaaacaaatctgcatttctctgagcctgtttcccaTTTCCCAAAGGTaatgtattctggaaaataaaacagaaggaaaataataggtTGATTCAGCACCTCCTATGTAGGTGATTATCTGTGAAACAACATACTGGGTACTATAGGTTCATAAAGAAACCAAAGGTTGGCCTCtgacctcatggagcttatattctatttGGAGATGTACAGAGCTGGATCAATACACTTAGGGGCTCCAACCTGAAATGATTATAGTCCTTCCCACCCatatatagatattttttaaaaaaacagaatttatatGTAAGCAAAATTTCTGCATGTTCTTAATGCAAAATTCTGGTTAATTCAACTGAAGATAAATTTTTATCATGTTCTGGTACCCTTGTTTTGTTGGAGCTCTAAACATGGGATTAATCTGCCTACTAGTAACCCAGATGGGCCATAACTATGCATATCATAAGCTGTAAAACTGTATACATCAGACGATATTACAAGAAGAAAAGTACATAGTGGGTCCCTGTGTCAttcagtgttctccagagaaacagaaccaacaggagagggatctctctctctctctctctctctctgtatgtgtgtatgtgtgtgtgtgtgtgtgtgtgtgtgtgtgtgttgagaaagAGGGAGAGTTTTATTTCAAGGAATTAACTTAAGTGATTGTGGGAGTGGTTTGAAAGTCTAAAATTTGTAGtgcaggctggcaggctggaaactcaggcagaGGTCAAGGTACACTCCAGAGGCAGGATTTCTTCTTCCTCAAGGAAACCTCAGTTTTGCTCCTAAGGCTTTTCACTGATTGAATGAGGTCCACCCAGACTAGTGACAATAATGTCTTTTACTTAAAGTCAAGTGATTGTAAATGTTAGTCACATCTACAAAATATTGCCATAGCAATGCCTAGATGAGTATTTGATGAACTGGCtatagcctagccaagttgacacataaaacagACCATCACAGTGCCCAGTAAAGGTGTAGCCATGAGCACTGTGAATGTCAGAGGGGGGAATGTGAGGATGTGATAGCTGGAAGGGAATTTAGAGATCACCAAGTTTAATCTCCTTCATGCACAGGGAAGGTGCCTGCCATGCTTGGTTTGTATGAAGTATCAAAAACAGGTTTTCCCAATCTAGTGGCATGTTTTTATGTGAGGGATTCAAGTCCATTTTTAAAGAGGCATGTAGTCTGGATTCTTTCTTGATCAAGGCCTAATGAATCAGAATGTACATAGCAGATGtccaaatagtattttaaaatttgatcacATTGGATCTAGGCCTAAGGCTTATCCTTGGCTGACAGGGTCCAAGACTATCATTTCACTGATATATCCCTAGGGTCTAGCCTAGTCTTGGTACATAATAGGTGTTCAAAAGCATCAGTGGAATTGATGAATAGCATAAATGCAAGGAATTCAGGCCAGTTGGATGTGCCACATCCTGATTCCATCATGGAaatgtagagacagaaagaaaatattctaagcatgagtctgagtttcctcatctgttggATGGAAATGCTAGTATATTACCTTCCTAACAGGTGTATCCAAAGGAGTATATGAGCAAATACACATATTTAGCACAGCAcgtggcatatagtaggtgctcaataatcgGTAGTGAACGCTATGACAATATTTCACACTATCCAACTCTAGCAGATGCTGGAGGTGCCATGCCCAGAGCACCTTTATAAGCCATGCACCCATCCTCCAGCTCTGGATGCTGAGTGTCAACAGCTTACAGCTACCCATTTTTCCAGAGAATTGCTCTCTACCGAAATAAGAGCTGTGTTCACTAGGAGGTTATGGTTCCTGCCCCCAGGGGCATAGCCCACAGCCAGTGGCTGATCCACAGGTGATCAGGCTGCAGCCAGTCTCCAGCTGAGCTCTCCTCTAGCTTTCCTCCCTGCCTATTATGGTCCTCTCACTCCCTTTCTCCTGAGAGCTGAGCTCAATAAATCACTTGGACAAGAGTCTTTGTCTTACGTTCTGCTTCTAGGGAACCTAACTTAAGACACTGTTATTTGGAGAGAGTCCCCAGTTCTTTGCCTCTGCAATAATGAGCCATTTTCTGGTTGTGAGTCTGATATTCAGACCCCTGGGTGAGTCTCTGCCACAAAATGTTCCTAGCTAGAAGAACATGGCCTTGCAGCTGCAGCTGGCAGCTGGCACTTGGCTCATCCACAGCTAACCTCCCCAGTCAGCGAGGCTGGTGTACTCATCTTTGTGTTACATTTTGCTAAATTCTGCCTGGCCAAGTCCATTCAATCAGCCTAGCCTCTTCCGTAAACCAAATAATCACAGGTTCAACCACTAAGGCTTGAATTTCAGGGGAAACATTCACTTACCCACTCActccttccttcatttattcctcCAACAGTTATGGAGTGTTGTCCACATAGCCAGGTACTGGGGATGTAGCCACTAACATAGATCAGACATGCTTTCTGGGAACCAACAGTCTGGAGGGAGAAATGGACAAATATATAAGCAATTGCAAAAGAGTTTGTGAGCCATTCTATAATATGATGCTTTGAGAACACAGAGGAGATAAACCAGGATGGAGATCAAAATGGCCTGTTCTTCATTGTGGTTGAcctaaacagaaataaatagaatagaTATCCCCTAGCACACTGCAAACCAAAATGATTACTTCAAAGAATAAGGTGTCACATGTACAAAGATGTGTAGTTTTAAGCACAAAGAATGGTTGCCTAGTGATGGACTGAATAAAGAGATATAAATGCAAAggactctgcctcctgtgttATTACTGCTATAGCTTTTCTCCCACTCAAACACTCACTTCCTGGGACTCAAAGAAAGTGCAGCTGAATTAGATGGTTTTTAATCGGGGACTGGCTAGATCAGTGGAAATCACAACTGGGTTCTCCCACTGCCTTTCTAAACAACAGCACTGTGGCTCACCTGCAGACAATGTCAGGATGCAGTGGTCTCACTGCACGGCTGCCTTATTTTTACTTATTCCTCCTCTGCCATTCATCAGTCTACTCTGGCAAGACATGCAGAGGTTATGGCCTAATTATGAGGTTAGGAATGTTAATTGTTCTATGTTGATATTAGTGTAGCTGGTGCTAATGGGAAAATAATTACTACTCTGTGCCTTTACGGCCATTTTCATTGCTCTCTTGTGGTTTTGTAGTTATTTGGCTATAGATGGTAATGACTTAATATGTGGCTGTTATTATTGCTTTGACTATACAATTGGGGAAGAGTCAGAAAAGAGGAGGAGTTTGGGAGAAGTTAGAGCCTTTTaaatgcttttgcttttcttaagtttttttttttttttctttttctttttctttgcatggGGTTCTCTTGGGCTGTAAGAatgtaaaattctaaaaataccaGTGTTTTGGTGATTCAAGAACCCCAAGATCTTATTCATAAGTCAGCTGTTGGTGATTGTGTGTTGGGCTCTGAAAGCTAAGGAGTGCTCCTGGTCTCTCTGAATGCCACCTCCCACCCACTTTCCTGAATTGTAGGCCCAGAAGTCAATCTAGATCTCTTCGTGTCACTTAATTCTCCAGTGCCCCACCTCCAGACACTCTCGAAGTCCATCAATTGTATCCTGAGCATCTCTCTTCTGTTGCCTCCTCTCTGGTCCTGATCATGGCTCTGCTCATTTATCATTTCCTTGGACTACTGATTGGCAACCACCAACTTACTGGTCTCTGCGCCTCTATTTTCAGACTCTATTTTCGGTTCCTTATTTAAAATTCTGCAATGGCTCTTTATtgactacaaaataaaatacaaactcctTTTCAAGCCACTTCAAGAGCTAACCCTTGCCCATCTTTGTAACGTCTTCTTCCACATTTCCTTCTTGTTTCCAATAGCCCTGTGTAGTCCTCATTATTTGTTCTTCTCCAGGAACATCATGCTGTCTTCTCTCACCTTCACACTGGTGCATATGCTGCCCTTCCTCCCTGGAATGCCCTCATCTTCCAGAGGCTGCTTCATTTGAGAGCCTTCCCTGATTCATCTAGGCAAATTAACAGATAATAACTGTTTAATCTACTAAATATTAAACTCCTGAAGGCAGGGTCTATATTTGTCTTATTTACCACTGTGGTCACAAGTCTGTTGTATCACCTGGCCTATGGAGAGTGCACAGTAACTATTCAAAATAAGGAACCAAAAGGCTGTGTTATGGTTTGGAATATGGTTTGTTTCCAAATATGGTTTATTTGTTCCCaccaaactcatgttgaaatttgatccccaatgtggtggtgttgggaggtagggcctaatgggaggtgtttgggtcatggaggcagatccctcatgaatggtttgttGTGGTTCTCACCAAATGACTGGGGTCTTGCTCTGGGGAAGACAGACTACTTCTCGTGAGAATGGATTAGTTTCCACAAGAGTGGGTTGGCATAAAACCAGGTGCCTCTTAGGTTTTGCCTCTCTTCACAAGTGTCCACCTCCCCTTTGACCTTCTCTGCCATGTTTTTTGATCCAGCACGTGGCGCTCACCAGATGCTGAGCAGACGTTGGTACCGTGCTTCTCATACTTTCCAGACTGCAGACCTGTGaactaaataaacctcttttctttttaaattacctagcctcaggtattctattatagcaacaTTGAACAGACTTAGGACAGTTTTCAAGGCAAGACATACTTTTGACATCTACTTAGACACACAGATTAAAAGGTTACATAACCACATCTCTTTCTAGAGATAGGTTgcaaattaatgttttcatgcaTAACATTTCAAGTACTATATTGAAACCTCACCAATTCAGACTAGtgagagcaggaaagaaaaaggtttttaaaaatttgtggtaTATTTCAATTTCaggcttttttccccccaggccAGTTTATTTCAATATCTACCAAGCACCTACCATGTGCTAGGTATGGTCCTGGACATAACACTGACTATATGAACATAAGTATGACACAGTTTCTGACTTTGAGACACCTAAAGCCGTTTGATATATGCCTTTCTGTAGACTTAATACACCTATATTCACTCTAAATATAGCTTGTTTCTTTAAATCATATGGtcatctctgcctggttttgtcTGGAActttccttcctgccttgccTATTTGGTTAATTATTACTTGTCTTTCCCACATCAAAACCTTCTTTGGCTAAGACCACACAGCTCcttgtcttcctcctttccttccccacaatccttctctgttttcctcttctgTTCTCCTAGGATCCTCCCTACAGTCCTGTCCATTATACCATCCTTACTCATTTCCTGCTATTCTCTGTGTGTTTCTTCAGGGCAGTGACAATCATTTATTCTGTCTCTCTAGCACAGTGACTGACGCATGGGAAATGTTCAATGATCTTTAATATTGttacaatgaatgaataaataaatgaaactacaATTTTTAACTAGAGATCCTGCATGTCTCTTTTTAATGAATTGTTTACAATCGGGAACACTCACTCCTAGAGACCTAGGCCCTCAAAATTCCTCAGTTTTCTCCCTCAATCAACTAAGTTAACATCTCTTAGAATATCTTATTATCTCAGGATTGTATTAGATTCAGCCATAGGAAATTGCTGTGTTTTGTGCATCAAAAACAACTGAATACCAGCACATCATACAGTTCAAACTAATACTTAACAAATCTGCTCAATACTAATGGTGCCAAGGTGAACACCAACATGTCCATATTCAAATGTTCCAGGTTACAAATGAGAGGACTGGTTTTCTTATCTCATTCTGAGTTTCCCTGGCTTATGTCTCCAAAGCTATTCAGAAGAGTCTGCTAAGCCTGCTGCTTCTTTCAGCCTTCCTGGCTAGGTCCACAAATGATTAGTGTTGTGCAGAAATCATCCTTTTTAGAGTCACTTAAGAAACGTTAGCATTTACAGCCAATTAGCAAAAGCCCAGTACAAAACAGATGTACAATAATTGTCTTTGCATACCAAATGGCACAATAGCTATTACTCATGCCATAGAGAGACTGTCCAGTTGTTGGATGGAAGGGTTTGGGGGATGGTAGTTTGGTGAAGTCCCAACTCATATTGCTTGTCCTTAGGCCTTTAACTCTGCAGCCATGCTCTTGTCCTGTGAggccaatcctcccaccttgccccaGGACCAAGCTTTTGTGAGCTTCACAGCCTTTGTCAGAGACTATGCTCAATTTCCAAAGCAAATGGTGCCATTGACTCTCAGCCTCTTGCCTCATTTCTTGTCTATGTCACTTTTACCCCTTAAATCTCACAACCAATGTTTCTCTACAGGAACCACCCTAGACTTCCCTCCTTCATGGAGACTGCATTTTCTCTGGTCACTCGAAATATCATTTCAGGATGTTGACAGATCACTTGGGAACCCACCCTCAGCACTACTTTTACTTGGCTGATGTCTCGTGCCCCTCTCTGTTCTTTACCACCTCTAGCGACAAGGATTGAGAGCTAACTAATCCAAAGGGGGAGGAAAAGGGATGGGAACATAGGCCTGCCTCCCAAAGGATCTTCCTTTTGCCATCAGTCTGGTTCAAATGTCATGTAACATTGGTCAAAACTCAGCCTCCACTCACCTCCCTCCTCACACCTCATattcccaggctgatctggaaaggtggaggaagagaaggcagaaggGAGAGGTGAAGCCCAAGAACCTGAGTATTTCTCTCAGGCAAGACTCAGGACTGCTCTGGGCATTTAGAAGCTGAGTGTGCAAATGAGCTATGTAGTTCAAGGTCACCACCGCTGCAGAGGTCAACGACACCTTAGGAGGAACTCTCACCTGGCTCCAAGGGAGAGCTGCTTTCAGATTTCCGTAGGTAAATTCACCCTTTTCACCCTCTAAGCAAATAAGTCCTTGTTTCCATTTCCCAGTTTAGTCTTCAGTTTAAGTCTTTGGTCTCCTCTGATCTAcctgctcccatctctctcccaatctttctttccttttttctgcgACACCTATTGAATGAGGCGCATAGGGTTTACAGTCCCTTTAGTGTTCCTTGGGATTGTGAGGTAATGGGCTAGTGTTATCACTTTCTCAGAAAGTCTTCAAAATTATCACGAGGAGGTGGGGCATTCATCTCCTGAGAGATGTTTGTGTGGTCAGATAAGATGATGGCTACATTCCATTCCAGTCCTGTCATTCAATCATTTTTCCTTAGTGGGCAACTCCAGGGATATGATAGTCTGAAGCACTCAGCTAAAATGGAATTCCAAACATGACACCCACAACTTGGGTTTCTAATCATCCATCTGTATGTCTGCATGTAGTCTATGATTTAGGGTTTagattcttctgttttatttatttatttttttccttctcctgccCTTTGAGAGTTTAATAAAAGTCAGGGACATCTTGTAAATGGTGACACAAGAATCATTATCAAAGACAGCTCTTGTACAATAATACATAGTACAAATATTAATGTGTGTGGCTTTATCAGCTAGATTGCATGAATGTAAAACAGCTCCCACACTTTTTATCTGGATAGGtatttaacatctctgtgcctgtttccctGCCTGTAAAATAGGAATTATAACAGGATGTACCTTAGTGTTCACTGTACAGATTAAGTGACTTAATGTATAAAAACacttagaacagtatctggcaagcagatgattaaaaaaaaaaacaacaacaacaaaacatgatCAGTAACAGGCGTGGTGGAAATATTTATCATCTGTCTTAAGAGTGTTTCTCTGCAGTTTAGAACTCAGGGAACCCCTTGAAGATGCCCCCGGATCTCCCGAAGTCTCTGGACCTCTGAGAATCCCTCACTTATCAGAAAGAGTCCCAGACTAGAGGTCAGAAGACCTGGAAATGCTCATAGcctccccccccccacacacacacaccattaagAGCAGATCACGGGCCAGTCCTCATACTAGATTCTTCtgttagtttttgaatttttcacCAGTTTTGCAAGATGGCTGTCTtgtccccacttcacagatgaaatAGTTAATGCTAAGAGCAGAAAACACGGGTCTATCTGGAGTCTGGAGCCACTGTTAAGATACCCCTTTAAAATCCCGCCACACGGTTCTGAGAGTCACTCAATCTCTCTCTTATTCCTGTCGGCGTTAAACGGGAATATCACTATCTTGGCCACCTCgcagagtgagattccaactAGAAAATGTTTATGCAGGTTCGCCGTGGGTCGCGACACCGCGGCGGGCGTTGGAACTACGACACCAAACACAGCTCACCTCAAGGAATAGCGAGGCGCGGCGAGCCCTGCTGAGGCGCGTTGGGATCCCGCCTCCAGGCCCGAGGCCGGGGTTGGGCGCGCGGCTGAGTGGCAGGCACATTAGCCAATGGAACTGCGGGAGACGGCAGGGGCGGAGCTGCCCTTTGGCCGCGCTCGGCCTTGAGGGAGAGCTGCAGGCCGCCGGCTGATCGGCGTTCCTGTCATAGCTGCTGAGCGTCTGCGGAGAGCCGTTTCCTGTGGGGCTTTGTCTAATCCTAGAGCGCTGACGGCGGGAACAGGAGAATCCTGGCGTTAGTCCAAGGGCCTGGCGAAATCTCGTTAACGAGAACTGCAGGCTGTTGGCGAAGTCACGGCGTCGTGCCTGTGGCCTCGACCCCCTCTCGCCCCAAGGGACCCTCGCAGGCTGTGGCATCTGGACGTCGGGACCCCCGGGGACCTGGGCCGTCCGCTTCCACTCTCATTCCTGAATGTTAAGGGGGCCGGGCCGGACCAGGAACCAGGGAAGGCTGGAGAAATAGCAGGGACGCATTTTTCTCCCGGAAACAGACATTTGCAGGCctcctagaaggaaaaaaaaaatctagaaacagtGGGATTTGGGGCAAGAAGGACGTGGTGCTTCTCACATATTGATGGGATCCCCTTTGCTTTTGGGACACCACCATCTCTCCCCTGCTTTATCGTCCTAATCTTCTGACTGGATTTCCTGCCCCAAGATTTGCGCATTCCTGGCAGGCCCGCTGCAGCCCAGGGTGACCGCCGATGACCACAGTCCCCAGCTTACACCTCCCTACAGGGTCTTCCCCTTGCCCTGGAGACAAAGGCCTGACACCGAACTTGGCTCTAGAGGCAGTGGAGGGTCTGGCTTCCTGATGACGGTTCCAACCCCATTTCCGACCACTTTCCACTCCCTTTCCCCCAGTCAGGGGTTTCGGatatgcataaatgaatgaacaagctAGTTCTAGAAATATCAGCAGTATTATCAGAGTAAAGGAAACCGTTCTAATCGGAGTGACGATGAAAACCTATTGTGCTCAGGTATCAGTCACCTCAGATGGGGAAGTCCACTCTGTCCTGGAATCTAGGGAACCTGAAGTCTCAGGTTGCTCCGCTACTAGATTTTCCTGCAGAATCTGCCACAGGTTGCTTCCAGTCTCTgttccttcatttataaaatagggccAGTGAAGGAATGTTTTCAGTACTCACAACTTTACCTTTATGAACTACTTCAAAGATAAATCCAACAGAACAGAGAGAAGCACTTGACATGTTCAAAGTATTAGCAACATACAGTAAGATGCACACCATGATACTTTTAATATCCTTTCCTGGGACACACAGAACTTGTACTTTATATATCATATGAGATGGTGGTCCCCAACCTTTGTGACATCATTCTTAAATGTTGATGCCTATGAGGTAAACAtaggcaccagggactggttttgtggaagacagtttttccacagaccagggtGGGAGTGGGGCGCCCCACactttgggatgattcaagcatattacatttattgtgcactttatttctattattattacattgtaatatatagtgaaataattatacaatgcatggtaatgtagaatcagtgggagccctgagcttgtttcctTGCAGCTACACAGTCCCAAATGGGGGTGATGGGAGGCAATGACAGATGATCAGGCATTAGATGCTCCTAAGTAACTTCCAGCTTAGATCCCtggcatgtgcagttcacaatagggttcacactcctatgagaagcTAACGCTACTGCTGATCTGAtgggaggcggagctcaggtggtaatgcaagtgatggggaaccgctgtaaatacagatgaagcttcgcttgcttgcctgctgctcacctcctgctatgtggcTCAGTTCCTAATAGGCCATGGACTGATAGCAATAGgtggcctgggggtggggaacCCCTGATATATGATACCAGAGGTTTATCTTTATATCAGGCATTCATTTAAAACACCccacaaatttcttttcttatggCTACATTTGAGGAGCAGCCTGGCTTGCAAGCATTGACCAATTCTACTCACCACCTGTACTTAATAGAGGGAGCCATGGGGGCCTGGAGAGAAGATGTAGAAGATATCAGCTAAGGAACCCAGCTTAGATGAGGTAAAGATGGCTTTGTCTTGAAACTTTGAGAATTAATGGCCACAGAGTAATTGGAATATCATGAAAAATATTAGAATGTGGAATCATGGGCTGCTGTAGGTCCTTGCTCATACCATCCTCTTAATTGCCTCATTTTCTCTGCCTTCAGTGCcctttcccaagctggagtgcttctctccctttcttcccccaAACTCCCAACATGCATATATTTTTCACTTAGCTAACCCTTGAGagatagaatgaatgaatgaagaaatgaaaaaattatggaTGGATCAATGAACACCATGGGCACCAGAAGATCTGAGTTCTTTCTTGAATGAGCACAACAACCTTGTGAAATAAGTAAGGCAATAATTTATGgtgccattttacaaatgaggggaCTGAGGTTCAGAAAGTTAAGCGACTTAGTTGAAGACATTTAACAAAGTGGCAGAACTGGCCCTTAACCCTTAGGATATTTTTCCTCCCACAACATCATAATTCTTGAAGGCAAGAAAGTCTTAATTTCCACATTTTCAACTGAAAACAAGCCTTCTTTagagaaaagaatgtatataCACCTGTCTCTTTCACCACCTCCTTCCCTAGGCAAGTGATTGCAGAGGCAAGCCAGTATTCACAGGCTAATTTTACAGACAAATCTAAATGGAAAGGGGCACCTGTTAGGAACATAGTCAAGAAGAACTGGACATCATGAAATTTCAGCCCATTTTTGCATGTTCTTTTAGTGGAAGACTTCAGCACAGTTCTCTGTCAAAGGAGTCTGTTTCCATGGCAGGGGAGGAactgaaggaggaaagaaaaagagaaataacagag
This window of the Saimiri boliviensis isolate mSaiBol1 chromosome 16, mSaiBol1.pri, whole genome shotgun sequence genome carries:
- the LOC141581641 gene encoding uncharacterized protein LOC141581641 isoform X2 translates to MPQPARVPWGERGSRPQARRRDFANSLQFSLTRFRQALGLTPGFSCSRRQRSRIRQSPTGNGSPQTLSSYDRNADQPAACSSPSRPSAAKGQLRPCRLPQFHWLMCLPLSRAPNPGLGPGGGIPTRLSRARRASLFLETVGSQKACLIYVSGYIPSTWLCGQHSITVGGINEGRSEWMEWPEEKRTLRIFSPMVLMCRVSMFVQ
- the LOC141581641 gene encoding uncharacterized protein LOC141581641 isoform X3; its protein translation is MPQPARVPWGERGSRPQARRRDFANSLQFSLTRFRQALGLTPGFSCSRRQRSRIRQSPTGNGSPQTLSSYDRNADQPAACSSPSRPSAAKGQLRPCRLPQFHWLMCLPLSRAPNPGLGPGGGIPTRLSRARRASLFLETVGSQKACLIYVSGYIPSTWLCGQHSITVGGINEGRSEWAAFQQPSEQSWTFHPWEILSQDI
- the LOC141581641 gene encoding uncharacterized protein LOC141581641 isoform X4 is translated as MPQPARVPWGERGSRPQARRRDFANSLQFSLTRFRQALGLTPGFSCSRRQRSRIRQSPTGNGSPQTLSSYDRNADQPAACSSPSRPSAAKGQLRPCRLPQFHWLMCLPLSRAPNPGLGPGGGIPTRLSRARRASLFLETVGSQKACLIYVSGYIPSTWLCGQHSITVGGINEGRSEWLRKLSFKDSL
- the LOC141581641 gene encoding uncharacterized protein LOC141581641 isoform X1 → MPQPARVPWGERGSRPQARRRDFANSLQFSLTRFRQALGLTPGFSCSRRQRSRIRQSPTGNGSPQTLSSYDRNADQPAACSSPSRPSAAKGQLRPCRLPQFHWLMCLPLSRAPNPGLGPGGGIPTRLSRARRASLFLETVGSQKACLIYVSGYIPSTWLCGQHSITVGGINEGRSEWAQRKATAQHREAAGQDSGSWGLVPATSLP